ATTGTTGACAGGGCCAAGTGGCATTGACAGGTCTACCATTCGCCAAATCTGCGGCGTTGGACTTGGGCACCTGCGGCGTGAAGGGGAAACCTGGACAAACACATCTCTGCTGTGATCGTCTGCCTCCGCTTAGCCATCCATCCGAATTATACACATGCTGCACACGGGTTCTAACGGGTTCCCATTCGTTGTACTAATCAGAGCTTTAAAAAAAAATCCCATTAATTTATCGGTCCTACACTTTTATCTTGGCATAAGAAGGCTTCAGATAGAATCTGTCGTGTTTATCTCGAGGAAGAACCGGCGTGAATATCTACCCCAATAGCCGAAATGTTTACCATGTTTGATCGCTATTTAATTTTAATGGCTTCGCTAGCCTTGCCACGAATGAGTGGTTGTTTGCAGATTTATTTATTGCCATCACAACGGCCTCAATATTTTCCATTTGCCTGGTCCTGGATATTTCGCCTGAGTGTGCCAATCGTTTTAGATGTTGCATGCCCTgtaaaaacaagaagacaaatgATGAAAGATGAAGAAAAAAACAGTGTGAAGTTGCAGAGCATAAGAACATTGCAAGGATGATTCACCATAACAAGAAATGAGCACCGCTAGTGATGAAGTGGCTGTTTAACTCAACACTGTCAGACTATGTGACAGAGGAACAACTTTATCACTTTCAAAGGTAATGCAACGGTGGTGAATGACCAACCAGGCTCAGAGTTGGCGGGCATCGTCAAGGCTAAGGAaggggaaaaaaaaaactaaagacCTGATGTCCTTGGCTGCGTCGACTGAGTGCTTAAAGACCAAATTTGTAGGGTAGCAAGCTATAGCCTACAGTCCATAGAAATGTATCATGTAGTACTGCATCCTGATTCATGTATATCCACAAGGTGACAGTTTTTTTCTGAAGAAAATTTTCTGTTTTCTGTTTCTTTATCAAGCATGAATAAGGCCAAGAATGTAGGGCATAACTCTTTCTAGAATTTCTCTAGCCAGTAATTACATGCTGAAAGAATCAATAGAGTTGCATAAAGCTTATCACATTATGTAGACAATTTTTAACATAATAGGTAACAGATGCTAGAGAAACATACCAAATTGTTCTGAATAGGTTTCAGAGGGACAAGTCCAAATTCATTGCATCCTTGAAATGCCGTGCATCCCAGTGCCCAATTCTTCAAGGCACTAAGAAGCCCAATTCTTGATCaacattttctgacagaatgcaAGCACACTGTCACCACTATTATGGATGGCTCAATAGGAAAACAAAGGGTGGAGATAATAAGCACGACTGAAATAGATCATGTGAAGCAATGGTAGACATTAGTTGTACAGTAGCTTAGCAGAGATGAGGATATACCGATATAGATCTGTTCATCGAAGGAGAGGGCAGCATTCATGTAGCAAAATATCATGTAACTGATAAGTCATGCTTTGACAGTCTGGACCAAAATATCTGACCCTACCCTTAAACAAGCACTGGAACCTAAGTGGGCAGTTTTTCTATGGATTTTATTCATGAACATTCCCGCCTCACTGAATCGTCCTATTTTAGTAAGTGCACCAATAACTGGCCAATACATATGTTGATTAGCAGCAATGCAGGAATTGGACTCCATTGCAAGTAGAATTTCTTTAGCTTCATCAACTCTTCTTTCATCACATAGAGCTTTTATCAGGGCATTGTATGTGTAACTGTCTGGAGATACACCATACCTTGACATGGCATTAAAAAATTTCTGAGCTTTCTCTAATTTTCTCATCCTGCAAAAACTCAAAATAGGTGCATTGAAGGAATATGCATCAGGTGTAATACCATCCATTTTCATCTTATTCAGAACTTCAATGGCCTTGTTAACATGCCCTGCTGAACACAATCCATGTATTAGAACATTGTATGTCTGCACATTCGGCCTAACACCCCACTCAGACATCTCACTGAAGCAAGTAAAGGCATCATCCAGCTGATGGGTACGACATAGCCCGTCAATAAGGGAGGTAAAAGTAATGACATCTGGCATGAAACCATGTTCCATGAGCATCTTAAGAACTGCTTTCGCATCATGTACATTGCTTAGTTTTAAATATCCATTTATCAGTGTGTTAAAAGTTACGAGATTAGGAGAGAAACCTGACTCTTGCATAACTTTGACAGTCTCCAGTGCTCTTTCCACCTCACCTGCCTTGGCAAGGCAATCAACCACCATGTTGTAGGATGCCACACTAGACAAAAGCCCATCTGAAACCATCTGACTTAAATACTTATTTGCCTTTGAGATATCCTTGCACCTCAGCAAGGATTTGATAATCATAATATGCATATCAAATCCCAGATTCCCACCTTTCTTGATGAAATCATCTACCAGCTCACACAGATCACTCGACTCCAAGATTTTCACAGCGCAAGGGATCACAATGCTGAATGTTGTGCTGTCAAGGAGATATCCCCTTTTGCTCATCTGCTTCACAAGCTCAACTGCCTCTTTGGCCATGTCATTCTTCGAGAGGCAATACAGCAAAGTATGATATGCACTGGAAGGCACAGTAGGATCACTCTCAATCCACTCACTCAGCATCCTGTATGCCCTTTCTTTCCCGTGGCAACGAAATGCACCATGAACAAGAGCCCTGTATGTAGCCTCAGTCACCGACACACCCTTGTCCTTCATCCTCTCCAACACACCAAAAACTTCATCAGCCCTGCCAGCATTGCAGAACCCATCGACCAGCATCGTGTACGTGAAAACATTCGGCCTGATCCCCGCCCCCTCCATTTGCTTCACCAGCCTCAGTGCCTCGTCGACAATCCCACGCCGGCAGACTCCGTGCACGAGCGTGTTGTACGTGAAGCTGTCCGGTCGGCACCCGTCCGCAGGCATCTGCTGGAACCTGAGGTACGCGGCGTCCACCGCGCCTGCCCGCACCGATGCCGCGATCACAGCGTTGTAGACGGCCGTGCTGGGGCGCAGCCCGAGGCGCGGCATTTGCACGAACACCTCGTGCGCGTAGTGCGCCAGCCCGAGCCTGCCCCAGCTCTCCACCAGCGCGCACAGCAGCTCCTCCGAGACCTCGCAGCCGCACCCGCGCACGTCGGCGAGCCAGCGCCGCGGAGAGCACCACGGGCCCGCGCCGCCACAGCGCGTCCCCGAGCGCGCGCCGCACGGACCGGTCCCGCGCGAAGCGCTGGCCGAACCGCGACGCCCAGACATAGAGGCGCACGCAGAGGAGCGGCTCCCCGGCGGCGTGATGCAGCGCGCGGACGACGAACCGCGGGCCCAGCTGCCGGAGCGCGGCGGCGAACTCCGAGTTGATCCGAGCGAACCATTCCCGCTCGGACAGGAGCGACACCGCGCGGGCTGGGTCGGCGGCGGCGGATTGCGCCGCATCCTGGCCGGATTTGGTGGAAAGTTGTAGCTTCTGGCGGATTTGGGCGGGGGTATCGGTGGGTTTGGGCAGGCGCGGGAGGAGATCGCGGAGCGGCCTCCTGCTTCTCATCTGATTCGATTGGGATGTGGGGGTGAAAATCCGCTTTTTTGTTCTTCGGGTTTGGTTTGTCCCGTGGGAATGGGAATAACAGAACAGAAGTCAAGCTGGCGAATTCGAATTCTATAATATACTACAATAATTTTATAGCCCATCAACTTCGGTTACAAATAATTATTGTCAACGAGAATTTTTCAATGTCTTTTAAAATATCTACCGATTTTaaaacatttttattttattagaaAATTTATTACAAAAGGTTTAAAATAGGTTTGAGGGGCCAATGGTCTTTTCATTTGCCGCTTAGGGCGTCCTCAATGACCGGCTACGTCGCCAGCTTCGCCCGGCGTGGAAATATTAAACGATGAAAAAAAGCATATCTCTAGCGTCGAGATAATCGTCAGGCGATTTCGCTAGGATCGAGAATTGTGAGAGCGGGATTTACGGCAATGCTCTGCAGGTGGGGAGGAAGGAAATAAGATAATAATTTTTTCGCTCTCTCACTTCCAGCTAAGCTAGCAAATCGATAGTATCACTCGGGACACCCTTAACACCACTAGTAATGGGATCGCCCCCCATCCCGTCATGTCTCGTACCTTGAACCAAATGTCATCTAAGAGTAGTATAATGTGTCGATTCTTTATGCATTAATGATGCTTATGAAACCCATAATTTAAGTTTATGTTGGCAATGTAAGAAATGTCACATGATAATTAGGGGTTTATTGGGATCAACTTTGGATTCTGATAAAATAATTTCTAGATGATTCGAACAGTTGAGATTATAGATTATATTTGTCATGATCTGGTTCTGCATTTTGAATTACCATAAGCATCAAGAGCATAATCTGCATCAAAATCTCATGTTCGCAAAATTTACATGTCAAAAACTGCACTTTTTGGGTTCTTGAGATTCACGAACAATCCATCACCAGCTGTCGGACAGTCTAAGTCTAACGAGTTTGCACAGTTCTGCACCGCACATACCCAGTCGGATAGTCCAGTAGAACCTATCGGATAGTCTGATAAATCACAGACATGCACCGAATAGTGAGTTGTCAAACTCTAAACCCCTTGGGGAACGAGCGCTAGCTCGTTTGGTCGAGCGCTCCAGGTGAGAGCGACACCACCCGGGCTCGAACCCGGCGCCCACCTCTTTTCTTACGAGTATCCGGGAGACTCCCCcgtgttttcaaaaaaaaactctAAACCCCTTGGACCCATAAGTCAGAACGCATGCCCATGCCTCACAAACCAAAGCCCCTAGGAAGCCATCTCCActttctctcactctctctttTTCTCTAGTTCTTGCCCTCACCCCTCTCTAGGACACACCCAAAGCAAGGAGAGAGAGAAGGAAGAGAAAGCATCAAGAAGCCATCCATGGAGTTCACCAGCACCTGAAGATAGACCTGCACCTTCTCTTGCTTGAGATCAAGAGCGAGGAGCCCGCTCTCCCTTGCAAGGGAAGGCTCAAGGAGAGGAAAGCAAGAAGGCGGATGACAACGGATTTGGGAGGAGCCCAAGCAACACCAACACTTGTTTCTGCTTCTTCTCCATCGTCTTGGTGAGTGGAATCCCAAGCTCTCTGAATCTAAAATCCTAGAGATCAAGTTTAGTTAGTCATCCCCTAGAGTTCTCCAAAATTAGTGATCTTGTGAACCAAGTTGGTTTAGGATAACGCACCTTGATAAATGTGACCTAGTAGACCTTAGAAATGTGACTACATCCACACTAAGCACCCACGAGACTACTTAGAACACTCAAACTATGCTCTATCGGACAGTCTAACCACCACTATCGGGCTGCCCGTCAACCactttttttgccaaaaaaatcCTTCTGCATAGATTCCATAGCCCCGGACAGCGAATAGTCCGTCAACTCTACACAGAAGCTTTTCTCTAAGTCTTCTAAAATACTTTTCCAAACAGTCCATCCTTACTCAGCGGACAGTCCAAAGATCCCACACTTAAGATTTTCTAgtgaaagggaccgtgacgcttAAGAGGGGGTTGAATTacgcaacttaaaactctaactctaaactatggcctttttctatccttagcaaaacttatgcaaaaagataaactatcaaaatgtgcaactacggttttgctagtgtgttgctatctctaccgcaaaaggagttatgcaaataatgtaaatgcggaagctcaagagtaaggtagagatatgcaaactcccgtcgacgactccggtatttttaccaaggtgtcgagaagcgcgcaagcttcctcctagtccacattggagcccctcgtaaggaatccctcgcaagggccaagctcatgGTCGGGCAACTCCGTGGATAGctccgagccttccccacgcgcaagcgAGTCTCTGGTTAAGCCACTCATGGCAAAGCCTCTCTCAgactgctccccgccgtcttcactatcaagcttccggccaaaatgccgcgggccttgttccctacggtacacagtggcggccacaacACAAACGCGGTTtgtgtgatctcataagactacaagctcctccgatgtacaacaatggtgcgcgcaagcaccgagtggtaagaggtatacaaacctcactaaacactaggcttaaacctagagcaagcgcataagcggtggtctaatcaacctaagcacttcgtaaagcacctacgctaatcacctaatgaatcactaagcactatgcaagtggagatcactaaaatggtgtatcaacacccttggtatgtttcctcaactctccacatctcaaatggccggttgggggtctatttataagccccaccgagaaagtaACCGTTAGAGGCGAAACCCAACTTtcagctactgaccggacgctgctatcatcctgaccgaacatgtccagtCATCCCGACTGTTATAGCACGCgcattgatcggactctaggacgagtccggtctcactcgatcagacacgtctggtcgcgctggcaccgctctggaacctctctagattCAATCGGACGTTTTACTTTGTGCATTCGGTCGTCTAGTGCCGTTGCATCCGGTCGCACTAAAAACATTGCCATGATGAAGAACAGTGTCATCGGTGCGTCCGCTCACTGCTtcgcttagcgtccggtcacagctgctgacgcctgctgttgctgagcaactgatcggacgtgtccggtccctataagggccacctctggtcacctctgccgagcttatttctttgcgatcttgtgtctggcttggttcccatctttgtgcttggactatgctagatatcttgggtcttctcttgtgcttctagggtgtTGTTTATGgtattgatcatgggatcattATGTCGCCTTCGtttaagtcacgtcttgcaccttattgaactataaaataattacttgtaaattcattagtccaatttgattgtgttggtcatcaaacactaaaatccaaagtaaatgggcctagggtccattttccttataatctccccctttttggtgattgatgacaacacgaccaaagcaagcaaataataaaaatgttggaatttaaaaactatttacttgctaggatgcaatgcaaagggtaaggttatatgatgctaaaagataccacatgtaaagctaaaagataccacatgtaaacatctttggaaacttatctttcccttgtaaatgtccccatgtggcattatggatttaagcctccccataactctataatccactatcatctctttctcagaccattaccagttgtaaattattatgattgggcttgcttttggtcctataaattctccccatttgaaatcaaacaccaaaaaagaagacattagtagcataaagggagggtcaaactttgtgatcctttgtatatggagtggaataggtcacaaaatttgactctcacattacatagactaagctccccctaaatatatgcatacatatgatggagaatgaagtttatgcataattggtaaattaatgctcaaaggatttaatctatataatccATGGAGAAAACATATAAATACTAAAGTGAAATCAACGTGATGATATAGGTTTAGAAATATcatatgtggaaaccaatttgatttataccgcttgcaataggtggtggatatttgaagtatgatgcttaactccggggactccattttccttgcaatgagactactacatgcatggtaagcttgaaaaggtgttagtctcaaagcatccaacttatagagtaacctccccctaaatttatgcacacaagtatggaatacttgtgggagacatgcacattgattttagaataaaaaatacctaTCGGGTTCATGAACCCGgagtccctcatggaccagcttcccagcaaaggctcgacCTAGCAAGCAACATTGTGAACGATGCActactcctgggccggcccaaaactACCTAAAATGATAGGCTAGAAGAGCGATCCggtctccaaccggaaggcctggccaaggaggaacaacgctcgcttccgactccggcctgcctctccgactagaaggcctcgcttctgacttcggcccacctctctgaccagaaggcctagccaaggaggaacattgctcacttccgactctggcccgcctctctaactagggatgcaccgaacctctgcttacagctcttctccgactggcacagtcggagctgactgggaccaaccaacctgggacgcccgctcggtgaggaccaagtAACGGGCGAAGCAGGTAaagcaggacactcaagtcaaccgcaataccaaggatcataccctgtacacctgcagtacCAACagaacatgtcagaagggtgccctacaaccttctaggcatgttagaacccaagcagtgttgtgggcgccaacatttgcactacagtgttgtgggtagggatgaaaatggatcggatatggacggacatcaccgatattacatttgttttcatatttctgtccagattcagattcgaatacggatagtgtcaactatatcggataggatacgattggatatcgacatcataaatatgtgatttgagtattcggatacagatacggtatcggatgttggatatccggactcggatacggatagatctcaacccctctaaacggattcggtttcgaatacggtcggaaaatatccataccattttcatccatagttgtgggtgccatcaactcccatactagacaaacacggtaaggctccccccacatgcctctgggcattaaTTGTGTTGTAGGTGCCATCATTTGCCCTACATGGAGAACACAGTAAAAACCTCCCATATGTgtctgacatcaacagtattgtgggcgcctacaatcgtcttgtacccgacggcgtgggcaacaagacttagtagcatatgtactctctctctctcttgtaaggtcatccccttcatctataaaaggggacgtgctctctcccaataggaGAATCAGTTCATAACTAAAACAACACATACGATCTGAACGACCAAGGATCCCAACGAACAATAGATGTTCGAACACTTAGCGTACagtggagctcccgtcactctcggcccttcagaccagagtccgaccgaacctcttgcaccccccatctttctcccttccatttgtaaccccacagcaaaccttgagcacctgggctcaggaataaagtcaccgactgacttaaattggacatagggcacattgcctgaaccagtataaaccttgtgtcatttagtgctaggccacatccgatcacaatgtatggcaaaactacaaatatttacatgttggtcacttactgcaccgacagttggcgccatccatggggaagacgaTGTACGTTCACGCTTtcggtcattggatggcccatctTCCGCCATctttgccatggcgggctcaagcgatacgactcactttggctcgctggagtttcctacactcccacctgttgggatgtgggttccaccagtcttcaagccatcctaggccttcctcttcagaagcttggacttcatcaccgaccggctcggcatactacacctccacgaggaggcacttgttctggcacccattggaggggcaccctccatcggctctgggacacccGATGACTTCAACAGCGAGGTGCCTGTGCTTTGTTCTAAGCATACGCTCTTTTCTCAAACCTTGCTGTGAGTAACGTAAGCTTTGTTGCTTACTCACAATTTACTATCTTCCGCTAGttatccggagggaccccgttgccCGCATCGCGACCGCCATGcaaccagttcccctatggcctcacgtcccctATTGAAGTGTACGCTCAGGGGCTCCAAAGGACGCTGGTGTCGCCCCCTCTCACATTTGAATTCATGgaaatggtgagctatgctcccaccactttccatgaactcctggatgacgaggttgagagcgacagctctagcatcggtgatgtagcacctagccaccgtttgtctcgggagtgcgctatggtggacgctctgggacagccgctcgtggtagcggagtccttgtagactcacacctCTCTGGACCCTCGTGCTCGCACAAGAGCATGACGAGAAGGTATGACAACGATGGCAGAACTAGCCGCCACCTGCGCCGACACGCTtggtgcagcacgttgcgccccatgcgcgtaacccagcgagcggcgcctggggtcacgcccgctaggtctAGCGCGACATTATGGACAAGGGGAATGATCtcccatagttcgctcaggctagctagaacatcgccgctatGGCAATGCTTCTATACGGCGTTCCCaagcccatcgacccctaggagcgggtggTCCACCGAAACCTCTGAGCGCTGGTGGAAGCCACTGCTGTTCAACAGGCAGAGAGCTCCACATCGTGACtctgactcatggcctctctccccaccaggggagtgggacgcaccagatggatcattccatccgctcaccactacagctGCCAAGCACGACAAATGAGTCCACAGCTGCGCCGCAGTCTGACCCGGCGTCTGCTCCACACTGACCGCCGATACATGAACGGCTCGGTCTGAACCAAGATGCTCGTAGCGTCATTAGCAACCGGCAtcaggcctggcatgatgatgacgtctatCGGGCAGTGGTGAGAGTAGGCAACATGGGCCCTAGCTAGACCATCAAGGGGAGCAgtgaaacacaccctaggcatggtcattgggaccatgggcctttgaccgatgcatctagagagcgtcgttcccacagcACTTTCGACCACCCACCAATATCGCCAAGTACACCAAGGAGACGAACCCCGATATATGACTCAAAGATTTCTAGCTTGCCTACcgagctagaggagtggatgatgaccatttcatcattcgatatctccccatctgtgtaggggaacatgttcgagcatggcttgaattcctcccgcatgacagTGTCCATGACTGGGCGAACCTCAAGAGGAACTTTGttagaaatttctaggggacgtatgtccaccctagtaactcctaggacctcaagagctgctagcaggagcccagcgagtccctatgggattacattcgtaggttctcccaatgatgcaactccatcCCTGATGTTGTCGatgcagacgtcatcagcgcattcctctctgggacaacctgcgagtccctgatccacaagcttggctgcctaaagccccataccacccacaACCTGCTCGATGTTgccacgaaccatgcctccggtgaggaggcggtcggagcagttTTCAATGGAGGCtaagacaaaggcaaggccaagcgcgaggactaAGACAAGGacccctccatgtagaggggcaagaagaacaaaaaggatcggtgcCAACCAGCCAACACCACATTGGTCACCATGGCTGATCGTGcgagcaagcagccctagcagggcctgcctgaccactttaacaagctcatggatagcccatgcaccaatcacgcctaccccatcaaacacctctacaaggattgtgagctcctcaaatgtttcctttgATAGGCCAGCGGGTCAAAAGAAGGAAACGACAaagaggcggtagccaagaaaggaggcatggcaggCAAGGACAAGGATAGCTTCCctgaccctaaggaatgcatcatgatctttgggggatctgacGCCATTTgctccaagtgccagcacaaggCACGCTACAGAGAGCCATGTGCCACCAAGATGGCTGTCCCctcctttgatcagagggaccatccctcccacatcaccAGACTAGGACGCTACCTGCTCATCGTCAGCCCCATCGTCcgtaagaagtgcctcaccaatgtgctgatggatggaggtagcggtctcaacatcctctacgttgacaccctcgatgccatgtgcgTCCCCCAATCAGAACTCTGGccagcgggctctcccttccacgacgTGATCCcaggagcgtaggcatacccgctcgggcaaatcaacctacccgtcatgtttggcaaccgagccaacttctgttCGGAGATCCTCACCtccgaggtggtggacttcctagggtcctaccacgccatcctagggcggccatgctacagcaagttcatggctatccccaactacacctaccttaagctgaagatgctaggtccaaacggcatcatcactatgggtagcaccttctcgcacgccttcacatgcgaccacgagcattttgAGCTTGCCACTGTGGTCATCAACTCGTTCAAGCTCCCGTGGCTCGGGTAGTCATCGACCCCAGTGGTCTCGGACtgtaacaaaccaacctcctcgatggccttctgcccactataggaaaccaaggcggtggggatcgacccaacagacccaaccaagatggtgtggattaggacctagctcccggccaaataggaatgcaagctcatcgacttcctatgcgccaatagtgatgtctttgcatggaagccatctgacatgctgggcataccgtgGGACATCACCGAGCACTCACTATGCCTCATcttgggctcaaagcccaccaagcagcgcctgcatcgctttgatgatgagagacgtagggccataggtgaagagatcgccaaactcctagcagccggattcatcagagaggtattccactctgactggcttgccaatcctgttcttgttaaaaagaagaccaagaaatggagaatgtgcattgagtATACTGGCcttaacaaagcgtgtccaaaggatcactttcctttgccacgcataaactagatagtcgactccaccttgggatgcgagatcctctcctttctagatgcctacttaggctatcaccagattgagatgaaagagtccgatcaactcgcaacctcattcatcaccccatatggttcatactgttacataaccatgcctttcggtttgaagaatgctgacgccacctaccaaaggtgcatgtagtaatgcttcgccgaccaaatcgacccgctcgatcagcctaatcaagccgagcggccaaaaccaacaattgccgtctatgttgatgacatagtggtcaaaatagctcaagcttgcaacctaatcgcaaacttggccacaacgttcGTGAACttttgaaggttcaacatcaaattgaatctcgagaaatgtgtttttggggttctgaaggggaagctgcttggatacatcatgtccgaatgCGGTATTGAGGCCAACTctgaaaagatcatggccatctccaacatggaccctatacgcaatgtcaagggtgtaTAGAGGCACACCGGTGGTTCATCTCTTGGCTCGACgagcgagggatgcctctctacaagcccCTCAATAGGACAGACACCTTCATCTAGACTAAGGAAGCTCAGctggctctagagagcctcaaagcatcactgacgatggccccaatcctcatcgctcccaaacaaggagaacccctcctcctctacgtcacaGCGAGCAACCATGTGGTTAGCGTCGCCCTGATTGTCAAAAGGGAGGAGTcaagacaccaccttaaggtctagtGACTCATATACATCattggggaggtactcactgaccccaaggtctagtacccccaagtgcaaaaactcctatacgctgtgctgatggtgacccagaagctcctacactacttcaccgaccacgaagtcatggtcgtcacttcatacccgctcggagaca
The sequence above is drawn from the Miscanthus floridulus cultivar M001 chromosome 15, ASM1932011v1, whole genome shotgun sequence genome and encodes:
- the LOC136508455 gene encoding LOW QUALITY PROTEIN: putative pentatricopeptide repeat-containing protein At3g16890, mitochondrial (The sequence of the model RefSeq protein was modified relative to this genomic sequence to represent the inferred CDS: deleted 1 base in 1 codon), producing the protein MRSRRPLRDLLPRLPKPTDTPAQIRQKLQLSTKSGQDAAQSAAADPARAVSLLSEREWFARINSEFAAALRQLGPRFVVRALHHAAGEPLLCVRLYVWASRFGQRFARDRSVRRALGDALWRRGPVVLSAALLADVRGCGCEVSEELLCALVESWGRLGLAHYAHEVFVQMPRLGLRPSTAVYNAVIAASVRAGAVDAAYLRFQQMPADGCRPDSFTYNTLVHGVCRRGIVDEALRLVKQMEGAGIRPNVFTYTMLVDGFCNAGRADEVFGVLERMKDKGVSVTEATYRALVHGAFRCHGKERAYRMLSEWIESDPTVPSSAYHTLLYCLSKNDMAKEAVELVKQMSKRGYLLDSTTFSIVIPCAVKILESSDLCELVDDFIKKGGNLGFDMHIMIIKSLLRCKDISKANKYLSQMVSDGLLSSVASYNMVVDCLAKAGEVERALETVKVMQESGFSPNLVTFNTLINGYLKLSNVHDAKAVLKMLMEHGFMPDVITFTSLIDGLCRTHQLDDAFTCFSEMSEWGVRPNVQTYNVLIHGLCSAGHVNKAIEVLNKMKMDGITPDAYSFNAPILSFCRMRKLEKAQKFFNAMSRYGVSPDSYTYNALIKALCDERRVDEAKEILLAMESNSCIAANQHMYWPVIGALTKIGRFSEAGMFMNKIHRKTAHLGSSACLRVGSDILVQTVKA